A single region of the Anas platyrhynchos isolate ZD024472 breed Pekin duck chromosome 6, IASCAAS_PekinDuck_T2T, whole genome shotgun sequence genome encodes:
- the LOC101791401 gene encoding dual specificity protein phosphatase 13B isoform X2, translating to MPHTRDDSSPTSSAGSPDSYETPALADLQRLIWFRGGSDNHVDQVWPNIYLGDAWAARCKTTLQSLNITHILNAADGPYSINTGARYYKDLQIEYFGVEAFDDPSFDLSIFFYDAANFIGKALNTSGGKVFVHCAMGVSRSASLVLAFLMIHKNMTLVDALKTVGSHRNICPNTGFLSQLRDLDIKLNEERKGNRESAGKKL from the exons ATGCCTCACACCAGAGATGACTCTTCCCCAACCAGCAGTGCAGGGAGCCCAGATTCCTACGAAACACCAGCGCTAGCAGACCTCCAGCGGCTGATTTGGTTCAGAGGAGGGTCGGATAATCACGTGGACCAAGTCTGGCCAAACATTTACCTGGGAGATGC GTGGGCTGCGAGGTGCAAAACTACTCTTCAAAGCCTCAACATTACTCACATCCTTAATGCAGCAGATGGACCATACAGTATCAACACGGGAGCCAGATATTACAAAGATCTGCAAATAGAGTACTTCGGAGTAGAAGCATTTGATGATCCTTCCTTTGATTTAAGTATCTTCTTCTACGATGCTGCCAATTTCATAGGCAAAGCCTTAAACACTTCAGGAG GTAAAGTGTTTGTGCATTGTGCCATGGGGGTAAGCCGCTCTGCATCCTTAGTGCTTGCCTTTTTGATGATCCACAAAAACATGACACTCGTGGATGCTCTGAAAACAGTGGGTTCTCACAGAAACATCTGCCCAAACACAGGGTTCCTCAGCCAGCTCCGAGACTTGgacattaaattaaatgaagagaggaaaggaaacagagaatCTGCTGGCAAAAAGTTATAA
- the DUSP13B gene encoding dual specificity protein phosphatase 13B, producing MAWDSLCSRDLLRPTIRRASSQTRGSQSSDETPSLEELRRLLWTKARPTGHVDEVWPNLYVGDLYVARDKAQLSQMGISHIVNAAAGRFRIDTGPKFYKDLPVDYYGVEAEDNPNFDLSIYFYPVAQYIRVALNSPRGKVLVHCAMGISRSATLVLAFLMICENMSLTDAIQAVRSHRGICPNSGFLEQLRELDLQLGRDKHRGAAPSGPVSCYQTQRHWPS from the exons ATGGCCTGGGACTCTCTGTGCAGCAGGGACTTACTGCGCCCCACGATAAGAAGAGCCTCAAGCCAGACTCGGGGAAGCCAGAGCAGCGATGAGACACCGTCCCTGGAGGAGCTGCGGCGCCTGCTCTGGACAAAGGCACGCCCTACTGGGCACGTGGATGAAGTCTGGCCAAACCTTTATGTGGGAGACCt GTACGTCGCTCGTGACAAAGCACAGCTGAGCCAGATGGGCATCTCTCACATTGTGAACGCCGCTGCTGGGCGATTTCGCATCGACACCGGGCCCAAGTTCTACAAAGACCTGCCTGTGGATTACTATGGAGTAGAAGCAGAGGACAACCCCAACTTTGATCTCAGCATTTACTTCTACCCAGTTGCTCAGTACATAAGAGTggcactgaactccccaagag GCAAAGTACTGGTTCACTGCGCGATGGGAATCAGTCGATCTGCAACTCTTGTCCTCGCCTTCTTGATGATCTGCGAGAACATGTCCCTCACCGACGCAATTCAGGCCGTGCGCTCACACAGAGGGATCTGCCCCAACTCCGGCTTCCTCGAGCAGCTTCGGGAGCTGGATCTCCAGCTAGGAAGGGACAAACACAGAGGAGCAGCGCCCTCGGGGCCTGTCTCCTGCTACCAGACACAAAGACACTGGCCAAGCTGA